From a region of the Oryza sativa Japonica Group chromosome 6, ASM3414082v1 genome:
- the LOC4342049 gene encoding uncharacterized protein, whose protein sequence is MRFAPILRNPRRRRLLRSVNPSLAAMSPPAAAHLATASDPDEDLCFTTESVAPAEETAPPLPAPPPPVSAEERVERAWAHWRRLGSPKMVVAPMVDNSELPFRMLCRRYGATGAYTPMLHSRIFSENEKHRAMEFTTCKEDRPLFVQFCANDPDILLQAAKIVEPYCDYVDINFGCPQRIARRGYYGAFLMNNLPLVKSLVQNLSANLHVPVSCKIRIFPRLEDTLAYAKMLEEAGASLVAVHGRTRDEKDGKKFRADWDAIKAVKDALRIPVLANGNIRHLDDVKDCLEHTGADGVLSAETLLENPALFAGFRTKEWKENGDEDEASGLDQADLVIEYLKLCEQYPVPWRMVRSHVHKMLGDWFRVHPQVREELNAQSKLTFEWLHDMVKRLKDLGGGIPLYRNNNALQTTSNGLAASNA, encoded by the exons ATGCGATTCGCTCCCATCCTCCGgaacccgcgccgccgccgcctcctccgctccgtaAACCCTAGCCTCGCCGCcatgtcgccgccggccgccgcccacctcgccaccgcctccgatCCCGACGAGGACCTCTGCTTCACCACCGAATCGGTCGCGCCCGCGGAGGAGACCGCCCCGCCCTTGcccgcccctccgccgccggtgtcCGCGGAGGAGAGGGTGGAGCGCGCGTGGGCGCACTGGAGGCGGCTGGGCTCCCCGAAGATGGTGGTGGCGCCCATGGTGGACAACTCGGAGCTCCCCTTCCGCATGCTGTGCCGCCGCTACGGGGCGACCGGGGCATACACGCCCATGCTCCACTCCCGCATCTTCTCCGAGAACGAGAAGCACAGGGCCATGGAGTTCACCACATGCAAG GAGGACCGTCCACTTTTTGTTCAGTTTTGTGCAAATGATCCTGACATTTTGTTACAAGCAGCAAAGATTGTGGAACCGTACTGCGACTATGTCGATATCAATTTTGG ATGCCCACAGCGCATTGCTAGAAGGGGGTACTATGGTGCGTTTCTCATGAACAACCTTCCTCTCGTAAAATCCCTTGTACAGAATCTATCAGCAAACCTCCATGTTCCAGTATCATGCAAGATTCGCATATTCCCGCGACTGGAGGACACACTGGCCTACGCAAAGATGCTTGAAGAAGCTGGTGCTTCTCTGGTAGCTGTGCATGGGCGGACTAGAGATGAGAAGGATGGGAAGAAATTTCGAGCTGACTGGGATGCCATTAAAGCTGTCAAAGATGCTCTTAGGATACCTGTACTTGCAAATGGAAACATTCGCCATTTGGATGATGTGAAGGATTGCCTTGAACATACTGGTGCTGATGGTGTGCTTTCAGCTGAAACTCTTCTAGAAAATCCAGCATTGTTTGCTGGTTTCCGGACAAAGGAATGGAAAGAAAATGGTGATGAAGATGAAGCTAGTGGCTTAGACCAGGCTGATCTAGTCATTGAGTATTTGAAACTGTGCGAGCAGTACCCTGTTCCATGGAGAATGGTTCGATCCCATGTTCACAAGATGCTAGGGGACTGGTTTAGGGTGCATCCTCAAGTGAGGGAGGAACTCAATGCTCAGTCCAAGCTCACTTTCGAGTGGTTGCATGATATGGTAAAGAGGCTGAAGGATCTTGGTGGAGGAATACCGCTTTACAGAAACAATAATGCTTTACAGACTACATCAAATGGGCTAGCTGCAAGCAACGCCTGA